A section of the Zavarzinella sp. genome encodes:
- a CDS encoding DUF4303 domain-containing protein: MINNKLSAFLNEGFGGLLTAVISDIKQHIVSLRESGVSFYGYAAMPPDYATEFDPTSFAVAFNCESDIDEENKKKPYYRYSVDEWQNYVHDGFEATNAELKSILSEFKTLTKQQDDDGAVEYLAPSINKTLLNALMSLRNDGTFEGIAYVVIWISDSSDEIINQSAKSLNSAEVYDEYASEFC, from the coding sequence ATGATCAATAACAAACTTTCTGCGTTTCTCAACGAAGGCTTTGGTGGCTTGCTTACCGCAGTCATTTCTGACATCAAGCAGCACATTGTCTCTCTGCGAGAGTCGGGCGTGAGCTTCTATGGATATGCTGCGATGCCACCAGACTACGCCACAGAATTTGATCCTACTTCATTTGCGGTGGCTTTTAACTGCGAATCAGACATCGACGAAGAGAATAAGAAAAAACCTTACTACCGTTACTCGGTCGATGAATGGCAAAATTACGTTCATGATGGGTTTGAAGCGACAAATGCTGAACTCAAGTCAATTCTGTCCGAATTTAAGACACTAACCAAACAGCAAGATGACGATGGAGCTGTTGAGTATTTAGCGCCATCAATTAATAAAACGCTACTCAACGCATTGATGTCGCTTCGAAATGACGGCACATTTGAGGGCATTGCCTATGTCGTAATTTGGATATCAGATTCCAGCGACGAAATCATCAATCAATCTGCAAAATCCTTGAATTCTGCAGAAGTTTATGATGAATACGCTTCAGAATTCTGTTAG
- the nhaR gene encoding transcriptional activator NhaR, whose amino-acid sequence MHWMNYNHLHYFWIVAREGSVTAASEVLDVSQPTISSQIKELEKSMKAELFEKSGRGLILTDTGQAVFRYAEEIFALGGELMDMINGRPIGRPARLRVGIVDVMPKLIAHLLLEPALRLPNPVRVECLEGKLERLTADLTIHNLDLVLSDTPLPQNLKAKVYTHQLGECGVVIVGKTELADSLADGFPGSLDGAPFLLPVVGTALRRNLDQWFDKVGIRPEIRGEFEDSALLKVFGRAGEGIFAVPTAVESDVCQHYEVKRIGGPTGLKEQFYAVSVERKLKHPAVVAISERARISLKIPPEE is encoded by the coding sequence ATGCACTGGATGAACTACAACCACCTACATTACTTTTGGATCGTCGCAAGGGAAGGGAGCGTGACAGCGGCATCGGAAGTCCTCGACGTGTCGCAGCCAACGATCAGTAGCCAGATCAAGGAACTTGAGAAGTCGATGAAAGCAGAACTGTTTGAGAAGAGCGGCCGAGGGCTGATCTTGACAGACACCGGCCAGGCGGTGTTCCGGTATGCCGAGGAGATATTCGCGCTGGGTGGCGAACTGATGGACATGATCAATGGAAGGCCCATCGGTCGCCCAGCAAGGTTGAGAGTAGGCATCGTGGATGTAATGCCCAAATTGATCGCCCACCTGCTTTTAGAGCCAGCATTGCGTTTACCAAACCCGGTACGGGTAGAGTGCTTAGAAGGAAAGCTCGAACGACTTACTGCAGATTTAACTATCCACAATCTCGATTTAGTACTCTCGGACACACCGTTGCCCCAGAATCTGAAAGCAAAGGTATACACCCACCAGTTGGGTGAGTGTGGCGTGGTCATCGTTGGCAAAACGGAACTTGCTGACTCGCTCGCGGACGGTTTTCCAGGTTCCCTGGATGGGGCTCCGTTTCTGTTGCCTGTTGTCGGGACAGCATTACGACGGAATCTCGACCAGTGGTTCGACAAAGTGGGCATACGGCCGGAAATCAGGGGAGAGTTTGAGGACAGTGCGCTATTGAAAGTGTTTGGCAGAGCAGGTGAAGGGATATTTGCTGTGCCTACAGCGGTCGAGTCAGACGTATGTCAGCACTATGAGGTAAAGCGGATTGGCGGTCCCACCGGGCTGAAGGAGCAATTCTACGCGGTATCTGTCGAGAGGAAGTTGAAGCACCCGGCAGTAGTAGCCATTTCAGAACGTGCACGCATTAGCTTGAAAATTCCACCTGAAGAGTGA
- a CDS encoding HPF/RaiA family ribosome-associated protein — protein sequence MRIEIHVRGLKVDDSARMLFERRFKFSLTRLNNRVGRVDVYLSDMNGPRGGVDKRCQIVAEVLGLGQIVVEDKDSDLTNLIDRAAGRLGQTVRRRIARDRLRQRQRTHGIAVVN from the coding sequence ATGAGAATCGAGATTCATGTACGTGGTTTAAAAGTGGATGATTCTGCCCGGATGCTGTTCGAACGTCGTTTCAAATTCTCTCTGACAAGGCTGAATAACCGAGTAGGGCGGGTAGACGTGTACCTGTCGGACATGAATGGCCCGCGTGGGGGAGTTGACAAGAGGTGCCAGATCGTAGCAGAGGTCCTGGGGCTAGGCCAGATAGTAGTCGAGGACAAAGATAGTGATCTCACCAACCTGATTGATCGTGCAGCTGGCCGGTTGGGACAGACAGTACGCAGGCGAATTGCCCGTGACCGACTTCGCCAGCGGCAACGCACCCATGGAATTGCAGTTGTGAACTAA
- a CDS encoding TerB family tellurite resistance protein: protein MRLTRELKEKLLADGRINSAELALLADLLYADSRIDREEAEFLIELHKRVERVSPGFEKFFFKAIKDHVLEDGAISAEETDWLRKMIFADGRVDEREKKLLRELRGEATQKSPEFEALYAECLN, encoded by the coding sequence ATGAGATTAACCCGTGAACTGAAAGAGAAATTACTGGCCGACGGACGCATCAACAGTGCGGAACTAGCGCTGCTTGCAGACCTGCTGTATGCTGACAGTCGGATTGATCGTGAGGAGGCCGAATTCCTCATCGAACTGCACAAAAGGGTGGAAAGGGTTTCACCCGGCTTCGAGAAGTTTTTCTTCAAGGCAATTAAAGACCATGTGCTTGAAGACGGTGCAATCAGTGCGGAGGAGACCGATTGGCTGAGAAAGATGATCTTTGCCGACGGTCGCGTGGATGAGCGTGAGAAGAAACTATTGCGTGAGCTGCGAGGTGAAGCCACCCAAAAGTCTCCAGAGTTTGAGGCTCTCTATGCGGAGTGCCTGAATTAG
- the pheT gene encoding phenylalanine--tRNA ligase subunit beta codes for MKVPLKWLAEHVDLTGIGVGELCERLTIAGLEVASVRFYGLPVPAGFRVKVDEPGPVWETDKIVVAKVLSIEKHPNADKLKLVQLDYGKEAPHQVVTGAPNISVGSSGQKVILGLTDCTYFDGHATPKVLKTLKPGVLRGITSDAMVMSEYELGITEEHEGIIILDDDAPVGASAQEYLGDAVLEIDILPNMARCLAISGIALEVAAIFGRPLLKKPLPALPTTSHSEKIAVQIADSSLSGRYMATVVENITVQDSPGWLKQRLKYAGMRPINNIVDITNYVMLDVGQPLHAFDLDVLQQRAGGKSPTITVRPATVGEKMTTLDEQECELTTDNLVIADGAGPLALAGVKGGLNSGITATTKRILLEAASFDPVSVRKTARKFNQFTDASTRFTRGVHSELVPVATASACQLFTELADGTVSGPAVDVYPAPMIARTIDLQETEIARLLGIVIPPAEVERILQALQYSCTRTPGGWQVTAPSNRLDIQSGAADLIEDIARIFGYDRLPSRLLSGELPQQSGNRALDLEASLQDSLARLGLQQVINYSLTNPEVESRFGWMGEAVSLLNPASSERSTMRRTLLAGLMENLEVNLKHCNTVKLFETGTVFYPTTGGGLPAEPKKLAILLTGVRQQSGWNQPENPTDQFGFYDLKGICERLLESLHISGAEYRLAPPCAWLHPARSAELVINNSVVGTFGEIHPKVGLAYKVTDRTVLAGEWDLDLLLQAVPERFAYRPIPLFQAGLRDIAIVVDAQVSHEQMVQQIRTAGGELLTDIHLFDVYTGSSIPEGKKSMAFALRYQSWEKPLTDKEIDKAHRKIEDHVKKQFQATIRGKEG; via the coding sequence ATGAAGGTTCCTTTGAAATGGCTTGCAGAACATGTGGATCTCACCGGAATTGGCGTGGGGGAACTGTGCGAACGGCTCACCATTGCTGGCCTGGAAGTGGCATCGGTGCGGTTTTACGGCTTGCCAGTTCCTGCAGGCTTTCGTGTCAAGGTGGATGAACCCGGCCCCGTGTGGGAAACCGACAAAATTGTGGTGGCGAAGGTGCTGTCAATCGAAAAGCACCCCAACGCCGACAAACTGAAATTAGTCCAACTGGACTACGGCAAAGAAGCCCCACATCAGGTGGTTACGGGTGCCCCCAACATTTCTGTGGGCAGTTCCGGCCAAAAAGTAATACTTGGCCTTACAGATTGCACCTATTTTGATGGCCACGCCACCCCAAAGGTGCTGAAAACCCTCAAACCTGGCGTATTACGTGGTATTACTTCAGATGCGATGGTGATGTCTGAATACGAACTGGGCATCACCGAGGAACATGAAGGAATTATCATACTTGATGATGATGCACCAGTGGGGGCTTCGGCACAGGAATATCTGGGCGATGCGGTGCTGGAAATCGACATTCTGCCCAACATGGCTCGCTGTCTGGCGATTTCGGGCATTGCTCTGGAAGTGGCTGCGATTTTTGGCAGGCCATTGCTGAAAAAACCACTGCCTGCCCTGCCCACCACGTCGCACAGCGAGAAGATTGCGGTACAGATTGCCGATTCCAGCCTTTCGGGGCGTTACATGGCCACGGTGGTTGAAAATATCACCGTTCAGGATTCTCCAGGGTGGCTGAAACAACGATTAAAGTATGCGGGAATGCGGCCCATCAACAATATTGTGGATATCACCAACTACGTAATGCTCGATGTGGGGCAACCTTTGCACGCCTTCGATCTGGATGTTCTGCAACAGCGCGCAGGCGGGAAATCGCCCACCATTACTGTGCGGCCAGCCACTGTGGGCGAAAAAATGACCACACTGGATGAGCAGGAATGCGAACTGACTACCGATAATCTGGTGATCGCCGATGGTGCAGGTCCACTGGCACTGGCTGGGGTGAAAGGGGGCTTGAATTCCGGCATCACTGCCACCACGAAGCGGATTTTGCTGGAGGCAGCCTCGTTCGATCCGGTGTCCGTGCGGAAAACTGCCCGCAAATTCAACCAGTTCACCGATGCCAGCACCCGCTTTACCCGTGGGGTGCATTCCGAACTGGTTCCCGTTGCCACTGCAAGTGCCTGTCAATTATTTACCGAACTCGCAGACGGCACTGTCAGTGGGCCTGCTGTGGATGTTTATCCTGCACCGATGATTGCCAGAACCATTGATCTGCAGGAAACCGAAATTGCCCGCCTGCTGGGCATTGTGATCCCACCTGCTGAAGTGGAGCGGATTTTACAGGCCCTGCAATATTCCTGCACCCGCACACCCGGTGGTTGGCAAGTTACCGCACCCAGCAACCGCCTCGATATCCAGTCCGGTGCGGCCGATCTCATTGAAGATATCGCCCGCATTTTCGGCTACGATCGCCTGCCTTCCCGCCTGCTTTCGGGGGAATTGCCGCAGCAAAGTGGCAATCGGGCACTGGATCTGGAAGCCTCTCTTCAGGATAGTCTTGCCCGCCTGGGCCTGCAACAGGTCATCAATTATTCGCTGACCAATCCGGAAGTGGAATCTCGCTTTGGCTGGATGGGTGAGGCGGTTTCGTTGCTGAATCCGGCAAGTTCAGAACGCAGCACCATGCGACGCACGTTACTGGCTGGGTTGATGGAAAACCTGGAAGTGAACCTGAAACACTGCAACACCGTGAAGTTGTTCGAAACCGGTACGGTTTTTTATCCCACAACGGGTGGTGGTTTGCCTGCAGAACCGAAGAAACTAGCTATCCTGCTCACTGGGGTGCGGCAGCAATCGGGCTGGAATCAGCCGGAAAACCCCACTGATCAGTTTGGTTTCTATGATTTAAAAGGAATCTGCGAACGATTATTAGAAAGCCTTCATATTTCTGGGGCAGAATATCGTCTCGCACCACCCTGTGCGTGGCTTCACCCAGCCCGCAGTGCGGAATTGGTGATCAACAATTCGGTTGTGGGCACATTTGGCGAAATCCACCCCAAGGTGGGTTTGGCTTACAAAGTAACCGACCGCACGGTGTTGGCAGGAGAATGGGATCTCGATCTGCTGCTGCAGGCTGTGCCAGAACGGTTTGCATATCGTCCTATCCCCTTATTCCAGGCTGGTTTGCGCGATATTGCGATTGTGGTGGATGCCCAGGTCAGCCATGAACAGATGGTGCAGCAGATCCGCACCGCAGGCGGGGAATTATTAACAGATATTCATCTTTTTGATGTATACACTGGCAGTTCAATTCCGGAAGGGAAGAAAAGCATGGCATTCGCCCTGCGCTACCAATCTTGGGAAAAGCCGTTGACGGATAAAGAGATTGATAAGGCCCACCGCAAGATCGAAGACCATGTGAAAAAACAATTCCAGGCCACCATCCGCGGGAAGGAAGGGTAA
- a CDS encoding HsdR family type I site-specific deoxyribonuclease, translated as MKAHAEAAVEALALDHFQAFANQISTGTALDDRQERASPTSTILVARAKAAIQQLNPHLPDEIVTAVVNSLSRPPHPTLVENNRWLYQLLTAGAPVEYKDSRTGELRGGLARLLDHDQPENNELLVVQQLSIQSANGKTIRPDLILFVNGLPLVIIELKDPANATADLNSAIDQLERYKTAVPELFIPNLLLVVSDGLLTRVGSITSGKQRFTPWRPAAGGEPTLEALIKELLHPTALLDYLVSCVAFEEDARGNIVKKIAGYHQFRAVRNARKQIIAAVLADNQRQDAAATGIKSGTGFQPVLAVVQRQDATGIQIRQGAYLPHWTREGAVYAVTFRLGDSLPQSVLLAWKKERDAIVNRSIEMNRQLTQEEERRIDQLYSEKIESHLDVGNGKCWMQQPEIAELVERSLKHFDGVRYRLLAWCVMPNHVHVVVKPNPGNSLSEITHSWKSFTGTEANRQLARKGVFWQKESYDHIIRDVDDLEHAICYVLDNPRKAGLTDWRWVGSAPDIMAIVTESGTGFQPVLADNQRQDAAATVNSTGVNSGTGFQPVLAVNQRQDAAATVNSTGVNSGTGFQPVLTKRQQNNAAMTGKCGGVIWHTQGSGKSLTMLMLAGTLVRAAEMANPTVLIVTDRNDLDDQLFDTFAMGRGLLRQDPIQANSRDHLRDLLDRASGGVIFTTMHKFTESHGKISERANIVVMADEAHRSQYGFVEGGARWMRDALPNATFVGFTGTPLVHTDTTTRQVFGDYADKYDIRQAVEDGATVPIYYEPRIVKLTIDRKGLEEAERQIAKVAEVDENGESTEDVRIPVEALVGAPERLVRVAKFIVEHWEQRRTAMEGKAMIVTMSRDIAARLYEEIIKIRPAWHDAAADKGVLKVIMTSGSNDTGPLLQHQYTKSQRAALADRFKDPADAFRLAIVVDMWLTGFDVPCAHTMYLDKPLGGHNLMQAIARVNRVYGDKPGGLIVDLIGIADPLADALNTYANATGATDKPIKELQDEAIPAMMTAYEQLQNFFHGFNYLEALEKDFRQILQVYRWAVDHVFSPDQTIGEETGWKRFRGMVKRLSRAYALAVPRQETVEITPHLAFFQRVEVMARKFLAEERGPTDSSHGTSDVDLAVRQVLGGTVEAGDVIDLFAASGFPQKSRLDILSDEFLERVRALEQKNLALETLRKLLNDQIKISERTNLVQSQKFREALEKAMLGYTNKQITTAEMISQLLELAKWVREVKNHGQDLGLNADEVAFYDALAENGSAKEIMKSDQLRLMARELAEIVKKMPKLDWTKRENVRADLRRKVRRLLAMYGYPPDLSEDATQLVLKQAELSTENGVEE; from the coding sequence ATGAAAGCCCATGCCGAAGCCGCCGTAGAAGCCCTGGCACTCGACCATTTTCAGGCATTTGCCAACCAGATCAGCACTGGCACCGCGCTGGATGATCGCCAGGAACGGGCCAGCCCCACCAGCACGATTCTGGTGGCACGTGCAAAAGCAGCCATCCAACAACTGAACCCCCATTTGCCAGATGAAATTGTTACGGCAGTGGTCAATTCGCTTTCCCGCCCACCGCACCCCACGTTGGTTGAAAATAATCGCTGGTTGTACCAACTGCTGACTGCTGGGGCACCAGTGGAATACAAAGACAGCCGCACCGGGGAACTGCGCGGCGGTCTGGCACGTTTGCTTGACCACGATCAGCCAGAAAATAATGAACTATTGGTTGTGCAGCAGCTTAGTATTCAATCGGCCAACGGCAAAACGATTCGCCCCGACCTGATTCTGTTTGTGAATGGCCTGCCGCTGGTGATTATTGAATTAAAAGACCCCGCAAACGCCACCGCCGACCTGAACAGTGCGATTGATCAGTTGGAACGCTACAAGACAGCCGTGCCCGAACTGTTTATCCCTAATTTGCTGCTGGTAGTGAGTGATGGCCTGCTGACCCGCGTGGGCAGTATTACCAGTGGCAAGCAACGCTTTACCCCCTGGCGACCTGCCGCCGGTGGTGAACCCACACTGGAAGCATTGATTAAAGAATTGCTTCATCCCACAGCGTTGCTGGATTATCTGGTGTCCTGTGTGGCGTTTGAAGAAGACGCCCGCGGTAACATTGTGAAGAAAATTGCAGGCTATCACCAGTTCCGGGCCGTGCGAAATGCCCGAAAGCAGATTATTGCAGCTGTTTTGGCAGACAATCAGCGGCAAGATGCCGCTGCCACAGGTATAAAAAGTGGCACCGGCTTCCAGCCGGTGTTGGCAGTAGTTCAGCGGCAAGATGCCACGGGTATTCAAATTCGACAAGGCGCATATCTTCCGCACTGGACACGCGAGGGCGCTGTTTACGCTGTTACATTCCGGCTTGGAGATTCTCTCCCGCAGTCCGTCCTGTTAGCCTGGAAAAAAGAACGTGATGCAATCGTCAATCGTTCTATTGAGATGAACAGGCAGCTAACGCAAGAAGAAGAGCGCAGAATCGACCAGTTATACTCTGAGAAAATTGAAAGCCATCTTGACGTTGGTAATGGCAAGTGCTGGATGCAACAGCCAGAAATCGCTGAACTAGTTGAACGATCACTGAAACATTTTGATGGAGTCCGTTATCGACTACTCGCATGGTGTGTCATGCCTAACCATGTACATGTCGTTGTGAAACCAAACCCAGGCAACTCACTTTCGGAAATTACCCATTCATGGAAATCGTTCACGGGTACTGAAGCAAATCGTCAACTTGCGAGGAAAGGTGTTTTCTGGCAGAAAGAGTCTTATGACCACATTATTCGTGATGTCGATGATCTGGAACACGCAATCTGTTATGTGTTGGATAATCCAAGAAAGGCAGGGCTGACTGATTGGAGGTGGGTAGGGTCTGCGCCTGATATCATGGCGATTGTGACTGAAAGTGGCACCGGCTTCCAGCCGGTGTTGGCAGACAATCAGCGGCAAGATGCCGCTGCCACGGTAAACAGCACGGGTGTGAATAGTGGCACCGGCTTCCAGCCGGTGTTGGCAGTCAATCAGCGGCAAGATGCCGCTGCCACGGTAAACAGCACGGGTGTGAATAGTGGCACCGGCTTCCAGCCGGTGTTGACAAAACGTCAGCAGAATAATGCTGCAATGACGGGAAAATGCGGTGGGGTAATCTGGCATACCCAGGGTTCCGGCAAAAGCCTGACCATGTTGATGCTGGCAGGCACTCTGGTGCGGGCTGCCGAAATGGCCAACCCTACGGTGCTGATTGTCACCGACCGCAACGATCTGGATGATCAACTGTTTGATACCTTTGCAATGGGCCGCGGACTGTTACGGCAAGATCCCATTCAGGCAAATAGCCGCGACCATTTACGGGACCTGCTCGACCGAGCCAGTGGCGGAGTCATTTTCACCACGATGCACAAGTTTACTGAATCGCACGGCAAGATCAGCGAACGCGCGAATATTGTGGTGATGGCCGATGAAGCCCACCGCAGCCAGTATGGTTTTGTGGAAGGTGGTGCTCGCTGGATGCGTGATGCCCTGCCGAATGCGACCTTTGTTGGTTTTACGGGCACTCCGTTAGTGCACACCGATACCACCACGAGGCAAGTATTTGGTGACTATGCCGATAAATACGATATTCGTCAGGCGGTGGAAGATGGTGCCACGGTACCGATCTATTACGAACCGCGAATTGTGAAACTGACGATTGACCGCAAAGGATTGGAGGAAGCAGAACGCCAGATTGCCAAAGTTGCCGAAGTAGATGAAAACGGCGAAAGCACGGAAGATGTGCGGATACCTGTGGAAGCACTGGTAGGTGCACCGGAACGGCTGGTGCGGGTGGCGAAGTTCATTGTGGAACATTGGGAACAACGCCGCACCGCAATGGAAGGGAAAGCGATGATTGTGACGATGAGCCGTGATATCGCTGCCCGACTTTATGAGGAAATTATTAAAATTCGGCCTGCGTGGCACGATGCTGCTGCAGATAAAGGTGTTTTGAAAGTAATTATGACCAGTGGGTCAAACGATACTGGCCCCCTCTTGCAGCACCAGTACACAAAATCCCAACGCGCGGCCCTGGCAGACCGCTTCAAAGATCCCGCAGACGCTTTTCGGTTGGCAATTGTGGTCGATATGTGGCTGACCGGGTTTGATGTGCCTTGTGCCCACACGATGTATCTTGATAAACCACTAGGTGGACACAATTTAATGCAGGCAATTGCCCGCGTTAACCGTGTTTATGGCGATAAACCAGGCGGGCTGATTGTTGACCTGATTGGCATTGCTGATCCCCTGGCCGATGCGCTGAATACGTATGCAAATGCCACTGGTGCCACAGATAAGCCAATTAAAGAACTGCAGGATGAAGCGATTCCCGCGATGATGACCGCTTACGAGCAGTTGCAGAATTTTTTCCACGGGTTTAATTACCTGGAAGCACTGGAAAAGGACTTTCGGCAGATTCTGCAAGTGTATCGGTGGGCAGTTGACCATGTGTTTAGCCCTGACCAAACAATCGGAGAAGAAACAGGCTGGAAACGGTTTCGTGGGATGGTGAAACGCCTCTCCCGGGCGTATGCCTTAGCAGTTCCACGGCAGGAAACAGTGGAAATTACTCCCCACCTGGCATTTTTTCAGCGTGTGGAGGTGATGGCTCGCAAGTTTCTTGCAGAGGAACGTGGCCCCACGGACAGCAGTCATGGTACCAGCGATGTTGACCTTGCCGTTCGCCAGGTATTGGGTGGTACCGTGGAAGCAGGTGATGTGATTGACCTGTTTGCTGCCAGCGGTTTTCCTCAGAAATCCAGATTAGATATTTTGTCTGATGAATTTTTGGAACGTGTCCGTGCGTTGGAACAAAAGAACCTGGCCTTGGAAACACTTCGAAAGTTGTTAAATGATCAGATTAAGATCAGCGAACGCACCAACCTGGTGCAGTCCCAGAAATTCCGCGAGGCACTGGAAAAGGCAATGTTGGGCTACACCAACAAGCAGATTACCACGGCAGAGATGATTTCGCAGTTGCTGGAGTTGGCCAAGTGGGTGCGAGAGGTGAAGAACCACGGCCAGGATTTAGGCCTGAATGCAGACGAAGTGGCCTTTTACGATGCACTGGCAGAGAACGGTTCCGCCAAAGAAATTATGAAGTCGGATCAACTTCGGCTGATGGCACGCGAACTGGCAGAAATTGTGAAAAAAATGCCCAAACTGGACTGGACCAAACGCGAAAACGTGCGTGCGGATCTGCGTCGCAAAGTTCGGCGCTTGCTGGCAATGTATGGTTACCCACCGGATCTTTCCGAAGATGCCACTCAGTTGGTGCTGAAACAGGCCGAGCTATCCACCGAAAATGGCGTGGAAGAGTGA
- a CDS encoding class I SAM-dependent DNA methyltransferase: protein MAEKETNNSDLAFAESLWKAADTLRGQIDAAEYKHVVLGLLFLKYISDSFDYRRETLKQELEKDGIKGVQLERLLESRDEYAAENVFWVPPEARWQHLLSQATRPEIATLIDDAILAVERDNPKLKGKLPRDYARRGIEPQKMTKLINEIIANIGFKQNSNIARDTLGRVYEYFLGKFALAEGRLGGEFYTPRSVVRVLVEMLEPFDGRVYDPCCGSGGMFVQSEKFVKAHNGQQTDISIFGQESNPNTWRLAHMNLAINGIEAKLGEQPADTMLRNQHVDLKADFVIANPPFNVSDWSGELLRGDKRWVFGDPPVGNANYAWIQHFIYHLAYPNGRGGGTAGFVMANGSLSSNTGGEGEIRRKIVEADLVDCIVALPPQLFLTTGIPACLWFVTRDKTGKNVRKGTPNRKQGRKGETLFIDARKLGTLQTRVLRVLTGIEDTECVPGTSDPLPDSDVGRIIYAYRQWRGEAAPEWWDDYRGTGFQPVNKSKKKQRQDAAATWKFEPIPGFAKPATIEEIAKHGHVLTPGRYVGAEELEEDAEPFAEKYPRLVEELEECLTEGERLAQTIRATLRSLNHVE, encoded by the coding sequence ATGGCAGAGAAAGAGACCAACAACAGCGACCTTGCCTTTGCAGAATCGCTATGGAAGGCCGCAGATACCCTGCGTGGGCAGATTGACGCTGCCGAATATAAGCACGTGGTGCTGGGTTTGCTCTTCCTGAAATACATTTCCGACAGTTTTGACTATCGCCGCGAAACTCTCAAACAAGAACTGGAAAAAGATGGCATCAAAGGGGTGCAGTTAGAACGACTGTTGGAATCTCGCGATGAATACGCCGCCGAAAATGTCTTTTGGGTGCCACCCGAAGCCCGCTGGCAGCACTTACTGAGCCAGGCGACCCGTCCAGAAATTGCCACGCTGATTGACGATGCGATTCTGGCAGTAGAACGCGACAATCCCAAATTGAAAGGGAAACTGCCTCGTGATTATGCCCGTCGTGGCATCGAACCACAGAAAATGACGAAGCTGATCAATGAAATCATTGCGAATATTGGCTTCAAGCAGAATAGTAACATTGCCCGCGATACGCTGGGGCGTGTTTATGAATACTTTTTGGGCAAGTTTGCACTTGCGGAAGGTAGGTTAGGGGGTGAGTTTTACACGCCGCGTTCCGTCGTGAGGGTGCTGGTGGAAATGCTCGAACCATTCGATGGCCGTGTCTACGACCCCTGTTGTGGTTCTGGTGGCATGTTTGTGCAAAGTGAAAAGTTTGTGAAAGCACACAACGGACAACAGACCGATATTTCGATTTTTGGGCAGGAATCGAACCCTAACACCTGGCGTCTGGCCCATATGAACCTGGCGATCAATGGTATAGAAGCGAAACTGGGTGAACAACCTGCCGATACCATGTTGCGCAATCAACATGTTGACTTAAAAGCAGATTTCGTGATTGCCAATCCTCCCTTTAACGTATCGGACTGGTCCGGCGAACTGTTACGTGGGGATAAACGCTGGGTTTTTGGCGATCCACCTGTTGGTAACGCGAACTATGCCTGGATTCAACACTTTATCTATCATCTGGCTTATCCCAATGGTCGTGGTGGCGGAACTGCTGGCTTTGTGATGGCCAATGGCTCGTTATCTTCCAATACGGGTGGGGAAGGTGAGATTCGCCGCAAGATTGTGGAAGCCGATCTGGTGGATTGTATTGTGGCTTTGCCTCCTCAATTGTTTTTAACCACTGGTATACCAGCCTGCCTCTGGTTTGTAACGCGTGATAAAACGGGCAAGAATGTCCGCAAGGGCACACCCAACCGCAAGCAAGGCCGCAAAGGGGAAACGCTCTTTATTGATGCCCGCAAACTGGGAACCCTGCAAACTCGCGTTTTAAGAGTTTTAACCGGGATTGAGGATACGGAATGTGTGCCCGGAACCAGTGATCCGCTGCCCGATTCGGACGTGGGCCGGATTATCTATGCCTATCGCCAATGGCGTGGTGAAGCAGCACCGGAATGGTGGGATGATTACCGTGGCACCGGCTTCCAGCCGGTGAACAAGAGCAAGAAAAAACAGCGGCAGGATGCCGCTGCCACGTGGAAGTTTGAACCAATTCCTGGCTTTGCCAAACCTGCCACGATTGAAGAGATCGCCAAACATGGGCACGTGCTGACTCCAGGCCGCTATGTCGGTGCGGAAGAGTTGGAAGAAGATGCAGAACCATTTGCCGAAAAATATCCACGCCTGGTAGAGGAGTTGGAGGAGTGTTTGACCGAGGGGGAGCGATTGGCTCAGACAATCCGCGCAACGCTGAGGTCCCTTAACCATGTCGAATGA